The proteins below are encoded in one region of Podarcis raffonei isolate rPodRaf1 chromosome 8, rPodRaf1.pri, whole genome shotgun sequence:
- the NANOS2 gene encoding nanos homolog 2, with the protein MLSSFSIPSYPPALTGGQYFDRFKDYLNLSKVILEIIEDRKKGQAGFPVWGPLDCSDVPLGPLEDPLGVLAQWAISSGSSGSEGGANGEASQTPQQAAKGMICNFCKHNGESKNVYTSHPLKRADGVVACPILRNYTCPLCGATAGKAHTLKYCPLNQEKQSLYRKCGRNSAGRKVKR; encoded by the coding sequence atgctttcaTCCTTCTCGATTCCATCTTATCCCCCTGCCTTGACCGGGGGCCAGTATTTCGAcaggtttaaagactatctcaacCTGTCAAAGGTCATCCTGGAGATCATTGAGGACCGGAAGAAGGGGCAGGCTGGTTTTCCGGTCTGGGGCCCCCTTGACTGCAGTGATGTGCCCTTGGGACCCCTTGAAGACCCCTTGGGGGTCCTGGCTCAGTGGGCCATCAGCAGCGGGAGCAGCGGCTCGGAGGGTGGAGCGAACGGCGAGGCGTCGCAGACCCCCCAACAAGCCGCCAAGGGGATGATCTGCAACTTCTGCAAGCACAACGGAGAGTCCAAGAACGTCTACACTTCCCACCCGCTGAAACGGGCCGACGGGGTGGTGGCCTGCCCCATTCTTCGCAACTACACCTGCCCGCTCTGCGGCGCAACAGCCGGCAAGGCCCACACGCTCAAATATTGCCCGCTCAACCAGGAGAAGCAGTCGCTGTATCGCAAGTGCGGACGCAACTCGGCCGGGCGTAAGGTGAAGAGATGA